Proteins from a genomic interval of Bradyrhizobium sp. CCBAU 53340:
- a CDS encoding ABC transporter ATP-binding protein codes for MARIDLVDLAHSYGGNDAPQETFALKPVTMTWRQGGAYALLGPSGCGKTTLLNVISGIITPSRGKIMFDGVDITPLSTQKRNIAQVFQFPVIYDTMTVGQNLAFPLKNRGMPKAEIDKRVAEIGRLLDLEPYLNRKATRLTADAKQKISLGRGLVRSDVAAVLFDEPLTVIDPELKWQLRSKLKALHRELDLTMIYVTHDQTEALTFADTVVVMHDGRVVQSGTPAELFDKPAHTFVGYFIGSPGMNILPADVKGREARIGGHVIGLNRAYDNLPANAKIEIGVRPEFVEVVAPGPGLLTAKIERIDDLGRIRFARARLGEAKLAARAPAGFTGADGNAGLKFDPAHIHVYADSLLVEGAA; via the coding sequence ATGGCCCGCATTGACCTCGTCGATCTCGCCCATTCCTACGGCGGCAATGATGCGCCCCAGGAAACCTTTGCGCTGAAGCCCGTGACCATGACCTGGCGGCAGGGCGGCGCCTATGCGCTGCTCGGCCCAAGCGGCTGCGGTAAGACCACGCTGCTCAACGTCATCTCGGGCATCATCACGCCGTCGCGTGGGAAGATCATGTTCGACGGGGTGGACATCACACCGCTGTCAACCCAGAAGCGCAACATCGCCCAGGTGTTCCAGTTTCCGGTGATCTACGACACCATGACGGTGGGGCAGAACCTGGCGTTTCCGTTGAAGAACCGCGGCATGCCGAAGGCCGAGATCGACAAGCGCGTCGCCGAGATCGGCCGCCTGCTCGACCTCGAGCCCTATCTGAACCGCAAGGCGACGCGGCTCACGGCCGATGCCAAGCAGAAGATCTCGCTCGGCCGCGGCTTGGTCCGCTCCGACGTCGCCGCCGTGCTGTTCGACGAGCCGCTGACGGTGATCGACCCTGAATTGAAATGGCAGCTCCGTTCCAAGCTGAAGGCGCTGCATCGCGAACTCGACCTCACGATGATCTACGTCACCCACGACCAGACCGAGGCGCTGACCTTCGCCGACACCGTCGTCGTCATGCACGATGGCCGGGTGGTGCAGAGCGGCACGCCGGCCGAGCTGTTCGACAAGCCCGCCCACACCTTCGTCGGTTATTTCATCGGCTCGCCCGGCATGAATATCCTGCCGGCCGACGTGAAGGGGCGCGAGGCGCGGATTGGCGGCCATGTCATTGGGCTCAACCGCGCTTACGACAACCTTCCGGCCAACGCCAAGATCGAGATCGGCGTGCGCCCGGAATTCGTCGAGGTCGTCGCGCCCGGACCCGGCCTGCTCACCGCCAAGATCGAGCGCATCGACGATCTCGGCCGCATCCGCTTTGCGCGTGCGCGGCTCGGCGAGGCCAAGCTCGCGGCGCGCGCGCCCGCAGGCTTTACCGGCGCCGACGGCAACGCCGGTCTGAAATTCGATCCGGCACACATCCACGTCTATGCCGACAGCCTTCTGGTGGAAGGAGCCGCCTGA
- a CDS encoding lipopolysaccharide assembly protein LapB: protein MDDSETLVRRATEAFNAGKPDEAQRLCEKGLARAPADPVLHHLLAAVLFSRGVLAPAHAHIDVSLAKRPNNAPTRLLAARIARSEGQFDAALEHLDAAIATSPQREMFIEKARTLDMAGLRDQARGAWQAILKVIPGHQEATARLGRLTWEDGDAATAANLLAQAVAASAPASVWFDLGVARQDLRDHAGAATAYRKALEIKPDHAEAALNLGIALQEGGDVDAAMGAFAQAYRLRPQLFGSIAMALTSASHGRLWLDEDGLRRALAR from the coding sequence ATGGATGACAGCGAGACACTCGTTCGCCGCGCGACTGAAGCGTTCAATGCGGGCAAGCCGGACGAAGCGCAGCGTCTGTGCGAAAAAGGCCTTGCACGCGCGCCTGCCGATCCGGTGCTGCATCATCTGCTGGCCGCCGTGTTGTTCTCCAGAGGCGTCCTGGCCCCGGCCCATGCGCATATCGACGTCAGTCTTGCCAAGCGGCCCAACAACGCGCCAACCCGGCTGCTGGCCGCCCGCATCGCGCGCAGCGAAGGCCAATTCGACGCCGCGCTCGAACATCTCGATGCCGCGATCGCGACCAGCCCGCAGCGTGAGATGTTCATCGAGAAGGCACGAACGCTCGATATGGCCGGACTGCGAGACCAGGCGCGCGGCGCCTGGCAGGCGATCCTCAAGGTCATCCCTGGTCATCAGGAAGCAACGGCCCGGCTTGGACGGCTGACGTGGGAGGATGGCGATGCCGCCACCGCCGCAAACCTGCTCGCGCAAGCGGTCGCAGCGAGCGCACCGGCTTCGGTGTGGTTCGATCTCGGCGTTGCGCGGCAGGATCTGCGCGATCACGCCGGCGCTGCCACCGCCTACCGCAAGGCGCTCGAGATCAAGCCCGATCATGCCGAGGCCGCACTCAATCTCGGCATTGCCCTGCAGGAGGGTGGAGACGTCGACGCCGCCATGGGTGCCTTTGCCCAGGCCTATCGCCTGCGTCCACAGCTGTTCGGTTCGATCGCAATGGCGCTGACGTCGGCCTCGCACGGCCGTCTATGGCTCGACGAGGACGGGCTGCGGCGCGCTCTAGCGCGTTAG
- a CDS encoding carbohydrate ABC transporter permease, with product MHSIPGRRLVMGLFLIFLLLPIYWLVNMSFKTNGEIVSTMTLWPHAPTLQHYKRIFTDESWYSGYINSLEYVVINTLISISVALPAAYAFSRYRFLGDKHLFFWLLSNRMAPAAVYALPFFNLYSAIGLFDTPWAVALAHCIFNVPLAVWILEGFVSGVPREIDETAFLDGYSFPRFFVRILVPLIASGIGVAAFFCFMFSWVELLLARTLTSVNAKPIAAVMTRTVSAAGMDWGLLAAAGVLTIIPGALVIWFVRNYIARGFALGRV from the coding sequence ATGCATTCGATCCCCGGCCGCCGCCTCGTCATGGGGCTGTTCCTGATCTTCCTGCTGTTGCCGATCTACTGGCTCGTCAACATGAGCTTCAAGACCAACGGCGAGATCGTCTCGACGATGACCCTGTGGCCGCATGCGCCGACGTTGCAGCACTACAAGCGCATCTTCACCGACGAGAGCTGGTACTCCGGCTACATCAACTCGCTGGAATACGTCGTTATCAACACCCTGATCTCGATCTCGGTGGCGTTGCCTGCGGCCTACGCATTCTCGCGCTATCGCTTTCTCGGCGACAAGCATCTGTTCTTCTGGCTGCTGTCGAACCGCATGGCGCCGGCGGCGGTCTATGCGCTGCCGTTCTTCAACCTCTATTCGGCGATCGGCCTGTTCGATACGCCCTGGGCGGTCGCGCTGGCGCACTGCATCTTCAACGTGCCGCTGGCGGTGTGGATCCTGGAAGGCTTCGTCTCCGGCGTGCCACGCGAAATCGACGAGACCGCCTTCCTCGACGGCTATTCCTTCCCGCGCTTCTTCGTCCGGATCCTGGTGCCGCTGATTGCAAGCGGTATCGGCGTCGCCGCCTTCTTCTGCTTCATGTTCTCGTGGGTCGAATTGCTGCTGGCGCGCACGCTGACATCGGTCAACGCCAAGCCGATTGCCGCAGTGATGACGCGCACGGTATCGGCGGCCGGCATGGATTGGGGCCTGCTGGCGGCGGCCGGGGTGCTCACCATCATTCCGGGCGCGCTCGTGATCTGGTTCGTCCGCAACTACATTGCGCGCGGCTTCGCGCTCGGCCGGGTGTAA
- a CDS encoding carbohydrate ABC transporter permease — MDKTVNQKAWLLVLPVFLVVAFSAVLPLMTVVNYSMQDTFGNNQFFWNGVGWFKELLDPSTDLGSRFLASLGRNLFFSLVILAIEVPLGIVVALSMPRQGWTVAACLVTLALPLLIPWNVVGTIWQIFGRPDIGLLGYVLNHIGLDYNYVSNDIDAWVTVIVMDVWHWTSLVALLCYAGLKSIPEAYYQAAQIDGASRWAVFKAIQLPKMNRVLLIAVLLRFMDSFMIYTEPFVVTGGGPGNSTTFVSIELVKIALGQFDLGKAAALSLVYNLIILIVCWIFYTVMTNAGVERKAQTEKEPAAEPKPAGVLQPAPALKPKEGVA; from the coding sequence ATGGACAAGACCGTCAATCAAAAAGCCTGGCTCCTGGTGCTGCCGGTGTTCCTGGTCGTCGCCTTCTCGGCAGTGCTGCCGCTGATGACGGTGGTGAACTATTCGATGCAGGACACCTTCGGCAACAACCAGTTCTTCTGGAACGGCGTCGGCTGGTTCAAGGAATTGCTCGATCCCTCGACCGATCTCGGCAGCCGCTTCCTGGCCTCGCTCGGCCGCAATCTGTTCTTCTCGCTGGTGATCCTTGCAATCGAGGTGCCGCTCGGCATCGTCGTCGCGCTGTCGATGCCGCGGCAGGGCTGGACAGTCGCCGCCTGTCTCGTCACCCTCGCGCTGCCGCTGCTGATTCCGTGGAACGTGGTCGGCACGATCTGGCAGATCTTCGGCCGGCCCGACATCGGCCTGCTCGGCTATGTCCTCAACCACATCGGGCTCGACTATAACTACGTCTCCAACGACATCGACGCCTGGGTCACCGTCATCGTGATGGACGTCTGGCACTGGACCAGCCTCGTCGCACTGCTCTGCTATGCCGGCCTGAAGTCGATCCCCGAGGCCTATTACCAGGCCGCCCAGATCGACGGCGCCTCGCGCTGGGCCGTGTTCAAGGCGATCCAGCTGCCGAAGATGAACCGCGTGCTCTTGATCGCGGTGCTGCTGCGCTTCATGGACAGTTTCATGATCTATACCGAGCCGTTCGTCGTCACCGGCGGCGGGCCCGGCAACTCGACCACCTTCGTGTCGATCGAGCTCGTCAAGATCGCGCTCGGCCAGTTCGACCTCGGCAAGGCCGCCGCGCTTTCGCTGGTCTACAACCTGATCATCCTGATCGTCTGCTGGATCTTCTACACCGTCATGACCAATGCAGGCGTCGAGCGTAAGGCACAGACGGAGAAGGAGCCGGCGGCGGAGCCCAAGCCTGCAGGCGTGCTCCAGCCCGCGCCCGCGCTCAAGCCGAAGGAAGGAGTGGCCTGA
- a CDS encoding type II toxin-antitoxin system VapC family toxin, which yields MFLLDTNVISELRRPDKADRNIVAWANAVPAANFFMSVISVLEIKLGARLVERKDAAQGAILRTWIDAQVLARFEGRILAIDTAVAQRCAQLHVPNPRAERDALIAATALVHGLTVVTRNVKDFEPTGVPLLNPWDGA from the coding sequence ATGTTTCTGCTCGACACCAATGTCATTTCAGAGCTTCGGCGACCGGATAAGGCCGATCGCAATATCGTCGCCTGGGCCAATGCAGTTCCTGCTGCGAATTTCTTCATGTCCGTCATCTCGGTTCTCGAGATCAAGCTTGGCGCGCGCTTGGTCGAGCGCAAGGACGCGGCACAAGGCGCCATCTTGCGCACTTGGATCGACGCTCAAGTCTTGGCGCGCTTCGAGGGCCGCATCCTGGCCATCGACACGGCTGTGGCGCAGCGTTGCGCGCAACTTCACGTTCCTAATCCGCGAGCTGAACGGGACGCTCTCATCGCAGCGACCGCGCTCGTTCACGGCTTGACGGTTGTCACGCGTAACGTGAAGGATTTCGAACCGACGGGCGTTCCGCTGCTCAACCCGTGGGACGGCGCGTAA
- the glpD gene encoding glycerol-3-phosphate dehydrogenase encodes MRLLERIFDLAIIGGGVNGCGIARDAVGRGNTVFLCEMNDLASGTSSWSTKLVHGGLRYLEYYEFRLVREALIEREILWGIAPHIIRPLRFVLPHHAGLRPAWLLRLGLFLYDHIGGRHLLPATRSVDLRRDEVGRPLIPNRYSRAFEYSDCFVDDARLVVLNARDAADKGAEIRTRTRATDITQSDGVWTVSMIDTLTGARSQIQARALVNAGGPWVEDVLGRGAGVNAKAKVRLVQGSHIVVKKLYDHDRAYMFQNADGRIIFVIPYQDDFTLIGTTDRDYDGDPSKVKATAEEIQYLCAAASEYLAKPVTSEDVVWTYSGVRPLYDDGASEAKAATRDYVFELDTPGGVPLLSIYGGKITTYRRLAEEALERLAPYLRSAKAREGWTGKWPLPGGDMDVSAVDGLIAELQRGYPFLTHEHARRLARAYGTRAIKLLGDAKSAADLGQAFGATLTEREVRYLMTNEWAVTAEDIVWRRSKLGLRLSAGEIAALDDWISTHAVSQSPLLEAGGRS; translated from the coding sequence ATGCGTCTGTTGGAGCGTATTTTCGACCTCGCCATCATTGGAGGCGGTGTTAACGGTTGCGGCATCGCGCGCGATGCTGTGGGCCGCGGCAACACGGTTTTCCTGTGCGAAATGAACGATCTGGCGAGCGGGACGTCGTCCTGGTCGACCAAGCTGGTCCATGGCGGCCTGCGCTATCTCGAATATTACGAGTTCCGCCTGGTCCGCGAGGCCCTGATCGAGCGTGAGATCCTCTGGGGCATCGCGCCCCACATCATCCGTCCCCTGCGTTTCGTTTTGCCGCATCACGCCGGCCTGCGCCCGGCCTGGCTGCTGCGCCTCGGCCTCTTCCTCTACGATCACATCGGCGGCCGTCATCTGTTGCCGGCGACGCGCTCCGTCGATTTGCGGCGCGACGAGGTCGGCCGTCCGTTGATCCCGAATCGCTACAGCCGCGCGTTCGAATATTCCGACTGTTTCGTCGATGACGCCCGCCTGGTCGTGCTCAATGCGCGTGATGCGGCCGACAAGGGTGCCGAGATCCGCACTCGCACCCGCGCGACGGACATCACGCAGTCCGATGGTGTCTGGACCGTCAGCATGATCGACACGCTGACCGGCGCGCGCTCGCAGATTCAGGCCCGTGCGCTGGTCAATGCCGGCGGCCCCTGGGTCGAGGACGTGCTCGGGCGCGGTGCCGGCGTCAACGCCAAGGCAAAGGTGCGGCTGGTGCAGGGCTCGCACATCGTGGTCAAGAAGCTCTACGATCACGATCGCGCCTACATGTTCCAGAACGCCGACGGCCGCATCATCTTCGTCATCCCCTATCAGGATGATTTCACGCTGATCGGCACCACCGACCGCGACTATGACGGCGATCCTTCCAAGGTGAAGGCGACGGCCGAGGAGATCCAATATCTCTGTGCGGCCGCTAGCGAATATCTCGCCAAGCCGGTGACATCAGAGGACGTGGTCTGGACCTATTCCGGCGTGCGGCCGCTCTATGACGACGGCGCCAGCGAAGCCAAGGCCGCGACCCGCGATTATGTTTTCGAACTCGACACCCCCGGCGGGGTGCCGCTGCTCTCGATCTATGGCGGCAAGATCACGACCTATCGCCGGCTCGCCGAAGAGGCGCTGGAACGGCTCGCACCTTATCTTCGCAGCGCGAAGGCGCGCGAAGGCTGGACCGGCAAATGGCCGCTGCCCGGTGGCGACATGGATGTGTCGGCCGTCGATGGTTTGATCGCCGAACTCCAGCGCGGCTATCCTTTCCTGACCCATGAGCATGCGCGGCGCCTCGCGCGCGCCTATGGCACCCGTGCCATCAAGCTGCTCGGTGACGCAAAGTCGGCCGCCGATCTCGGCCAGGCCTTTGGCGCAACTCTGACCGAACGTGAGGTTCGCTATCTGATGACCAACGAATGGGCGGTGACCGCTGAGGATATCGTCTGGCGCCGCTCCAAGCTCGGTCTGCGACTATCTGCCGGTGAAATTGCCGCCCTGGACGACTGGATCAGCACCCACGCCGTGTCGCAAAGTCCGCTGCTGGAAGCAGGAGGACGCTCATGA
- a CDS encoding ABC transporter ATP-binding protein, whose product MSVTLDHVTRTVEGVEHIRDVSLTLESGTLNVLLGPTLSGKTSIMRLLAGLDKPTTGKLLVNGKDVTGADVRQRSVAMVYQQFINYPSLTVYENIASPLRVQGKPREEIEARVAQAAKLLRLEPFLKRTPLQLSGGQQQRTAIARALVKDADLVLLDEPLANLDYKLREELRAELPRIFEASGAIFVYATTEPTEALLLGGNTVCMWEGQALQMGETANVYRRPQTLRVAQVFSDPPLNLVGIEKKNGQVAYAGGAAAPASGLYSSLADGAYRVGFRAHQLGLANGQADRHAFHATVTVTEITGSESFVHLTRDGSNWVAVLHGVHEFEPGQTLDAVLDPNDVFVFDAADRLVAAPSS is encoded by the coding sequence ATGAGCGTGACACTCGATCACGTGACCCGGACCGTCGAGGGTGTCGAGCACATCCGCGATGTCTCGCTGACGCTCGAGAGCGGCACGCTCAACGTGCTGCTCGGGCCGACGCTGTCGGGCAAGACCTCGATCATGCGGCTGCTCGCCGGCCTCGACAAGCCGACCACCGGCAAGCTGCTGGTCAACGGCAAGGACGTCACCGGCGCCGACGTGCGCCAGCGATCGGTCGCGATGGTCTATCAGCAGTTCATCAACTACCCCTCGCTCACGGTCTACGAGAACATCGCCTCGCCCCTGCGCGTGCAGGGCAAGCCGCGCGAGGAGATCGAGGCGCGCGTGGCGCAAGCCGCAAAATTGCTGCGGCTCGAGCCGTTCCTGAAGCGCACGCCGCTCCAGCTCTCCGGTGGCCAGCAGCAGCGCACCGCGATCGCGCGCGCCCTGGTCAAGGACGCCGACCTCGTGCTGCTCGACGAGCCACTTGCCAATCTCGACTACAAGCTGCGCGAGGAGCTGCGCGCCGAGTTGCCGCGCATCTTCGAGGCATCAGGCGCGATCTTCGTCTATGCCACGACAGAGCCGACCGAGGCGCTGCTGCTCGGCGGCAACACGGTCTGCATGTGGGAGGGGCAGGCGCTCCAGATGGGCGAGACCGCCAACGTCTACCGCCGGCCGCAGACGCTGCGTGTTGCCCAGGTCTTCTCCGATCCGCCGCTCAACCTGGTCGGCATCGAGAAGAAGAACGGGCAGGTCGCCTATGCCGGTGGCGCGGCTGCACCCGCTTCTGGCCTCTATTCCTCACTCGCCGACGGCGCCTATCGCGTCGGTTTTCGCGCGCATCAGCTCGGTCTCGCCAACGGCCAGGCCGACCGTCATGCCTTCCATGCCACGGTCACGGTGACCGAGATCACCGGTTCGGAGAGTTTCGTGCATTTGACCCGCGACGGATCGAACTGGGTTGCGGTGCTGCACGGTGTGCATGAGTTCGAGCCGGGCCAGACGCTGGATGCCGTGCTCGATCCCAATGATGTCTTCGTCTTCGATGCGGCTGACCGTCTGGTCGCCGCGCCGAGCTCGTAA
- a CDS encoding type II toxin-antitoxin system prevent-host-death family antitoxin, producing MVTTLTSREFNQDTGGAKKAASQGPVFITDRGRPAHVLLTIEDYLRLSGGHMSLAEALAQTSADFDFDPSRISGGVFKPADLD from the coding sequence ATGGTAACCACCCTCACCAGCCGAGAATTCAATCAGGACACCGGCGGCGCCAAGAAAGCTGCATCGCAAGGACCTGTCTTCATTACGGATCGCGGTCGTCCGGCCCATGTGCTGCTGACGATCGAGGATTATCTACGTCTGAGCGGCGGACATATGAGTCTTGCCGAGGCCTTGGCGCAAACGAGTGCGGACTTTGATTTTGATCCGTCTCGCATATCCGGCGGCGTGTTCAAACCCGCCGACCTCGATTGA
- a CDS encoding DUF2160 domain-containing protein: MESIAWMAWTLPTAIFFAALACTLAVMTWLAATYPEAERVGILRIPTTRGDRLFISLIVAAVIHLVWIGLVGTDPIATIPIGEEGFEITSLWLATVISLVSGAVIFRTV; this comes from the coding sequence ATGGAATCCATTGCATGGATGGCCTGGACGCTGCCGACCGCGATCTTCTTTGCGGCGCTGGCTTGCACCCTGGCCGTGATGACCTGGCTCGCCGCCACCTATCCCGAGGCCGAGCGTGTCGGGATTCTGCGCATCCCGACGACGCGCGGCGACCGGCTGTTCATCTCGCTGATCGTGGCCGCCGTGATCCACCTGGTGTGGATCGGTCTGGTCGGCACTGACCCGATCGCGACGATTCCGATCGGAGAGGAGGGGTTTGAGATTACGAGCCTGTGGCTCGCAACCGTGATTTCGCTTGTCTCAGGCGCGGTGATTTTTCGCACCGTCTGA
- a CDS encoding ABC transporter substrate-binding protein, giving the protein MRHLRTTKDSLLTMTSAVALIAASVTIAAPARADEAAAKKWIDSEFQPSTLSKDDALKEMQWFIKAAEPFKGMEINVVSETLTTHEYESRTLAKAFEEITGIKVKHDIIQEGDVVEKIQTQMQSGKNVYDGWINDSDFIGTHFRYGQAVDLTDWMAKDGKDVTDPMLDVNDFIGKSFTTAPNGHLYQLPDQQFANLYWFRYDWFTNPDYKAKFKAKYGYDLGVPVNWSAYEDIAEFFTNDIKEINGTRVYGHMDYGKKDPSLGWRFTDAWLSMAGNGDKGIPNGLPVDEWGIRMEGCRPVGSSVERGGDVNGPAAVYSIVKYLDWMKKYAPPQAQGMTFSESGPVPSQGNIAQQIFWYTAFTADMVKPGLPVMNADGTPKWRMAPSPHGSYWKDGMKLGYQDVGSATLLKSTPVDRRKAAWLYLQFIVSKTVSLKKSHVGLTFIRESDIWDKSFTERAPKLGGLIEFYRSPARVQWTPTGNNVPDYPKLAQLWWQNIGDASSGAKTPQAAMDALAAAQDSVMERLEKSGVQGACGPKLNPKKTAEFWYDKSAKDGNIAPQRKLANEKPKGETVDYDTLIKSWPASPPKRAEAK; this is encoded by the coding sequence ATGCGACACTTGCGAACGACCAAGGACAGTCTTCTGACCATGACCAGCGCGGTCGCGCTGATTGCGGCCTCAGTGACGATCGCCGCGCCGGCGCGCGCGGACGAAGCCGCCGCCAAGAAGTGGATCGACAGCGAATTCCAGCCGTCGACCCTGTCGAAGGACGACGCACTGAAGGAAATGCAGTGGTTCATCAAGGCCGCTGAACCCTTCAAGGGCATGGAGATCAACGTCGTCTCCGAGACGCTGACCACCCACGAATATGAATCCCGTACGCTCGCCAAGGCGTTCGAGGAAATCACCGGCATCAAGGTCAAGCACGACATCATCCAGGAAGGTGACGTCGTCGAAAAGATCCAGACCCAGATGCAGTCCGGCAAGAACGTCTATGACGGCTGGATCAACGACTCCGACTTCATCGGAACGCACTTCCGCTATGGCCAGGCCGTCGACCTGACCGACTGGATGGCGAAGGACGGTAAGGACGTCACCGACCCGATGCTTGACGTCAACGACTTCATCGGTAAGTCGTTCACGACCGCGCCGAACGGTCACCTCTATCAGCTGCCCGACCAGCAGTTCGCCAACCTCTACTGGTTCCGGTACGACTGGTTCACCAACCCCGACTACAAGGCCAAGTTCAAGGCCAAGTATGGCTACGATCTCGGCGTTCCCGTGAACTGGTCGGCCTACGAGGATATCGCTGAGTTCTTCACCAACGATATCAAGGAAATCAACGGCACCCGTGTCTATGGTCACATGGATTACGGCAAGAAGGATCCGTCGCTCGGTTGGCGTTTCACCGACGCCTGGCTGTCGATGGCCGGCAACGGCGACAAGGGCATTCCGAACGGTCTGCCGGTCGACGAATGGGGCATCCGCATGGAAGGCTGCCGTCCCGTCGGCTCGAGCGTCGAGCGCGGCGGCGACGTCAATGGTCCGGCGGCGGTCTACTCGATCGTGAAGTATCTCGACTGGATGAAGAAGTATGCTCCGCCGCAGGCACAGGGCATGACCTTCTCGGAGTCCGGTCCGGTTCCGTCGCAGGGTAACATCGCCCAGCAGATCTTCTGGTACACCGCCTTCACCGCCGACATGGTGAAGCCCGGTCTGCCCGTGATGAACGCGGACGGTACGCCGAAGTGGCGTATGGCTCCGTCGCCTCACGGCTCGTACTGGAAGGACGGCATGAAGCTCGGCTACCAGGACGTGGGATCGGCGACCTTGCTGAAGTCGACCCCGGTCGATCGCCGCAAGGCGGCTTGGCTCTATCTCCAGTTCATCGTCTCCAAGACGGTCAGCTTGAAGAAGAGCCATGTCGGTCTGACCTTCATCCGTGAATCCGACATCTGGGACAAGTCCTTCACGGAACGCGCGCCGAAGCTCGGCGGTCTGATCGAGTTCTACCGCTCGCCCGCGCGCGTGCAGTGGACCCCGACCGGCAACAACGTGCCTGACTATCCGAAGCTTGCTCAGCTCTGGTGGCAGAACATCGGCGATGCGTCGTCCGGTGCGAAGACGCCGCAGGCGGCGATGGATGCGCTGGCAGCCGCTCAGGACTCGGTCATGGAGCGTCTCGAGAAGTCGGGCGTGCAGGGTGCCTGCGGTCCGAAGCTCAACCCGAAGAAGACGGCCGAATTCTGGTACGACAAGTCGGCCAAGGACGGCAACATCGCTCCCCAGCGCAAGCTGGCGAACGAGAAGCCGAAGGGCGAAACCGTCGACTACGACACGCTGATCAAGTCGTGGCCGGCGTCGCCGCCGAAGCGCGCCGAAGCGAAGTAA
- a CDS encoding DeoR/GlpR family DNA-binding transcription regulator: MTGLTHRQAEILNIARASGRVMVEELARRFEVSAQTIRKDLNDLCERRSLTRIHGGAIIASGVENLAYEARRFVAADEKKAIGAAAASLIPNGCSLFINIGTTTEEVASALTSHEDLLVITNNLNVAMLLYRHPRIEVVVAGGTVRRADGAVVGSTATQLIGQFKVDYAIIGASAIDEEGALLDFDYREVQVAQAIIANARSVMLVADSTKLRRSAPVRIAHMTQIQTFVTDQELPERLATICHSKGIEVVEAMPKGADVDETPADVQDAAPEAAPVVRLR, from the coding sequence GTGACCGGATTGACCCATCGCCAAGCTGAAATCCTCAACATTGCCCGCGCCTCGGGCCGCGTCATGGTCGAGGAGCTGGCGCGCCGCTTCGAAGTCTCGGCGCAGACCATCCGCAAGGACCTCAACGATCTCTGCGAACGACGTTCGCTCACCCGCATCCACGGCGGCGCGATCATCGCCTCCGGCGTCGAAAACCTCGCCTACGAGGCGCGCCGTTTCGTCGCCGCCGACGAGAAGAAGGCGATTGGAGCCGCCGCCGCCTCGCTGATCCCGAACGGCTGCTCGCTCTTCATCAACATCGGCACCACGACGGAGGAGGTCGCGAGCGCGCTGACCTCGCATGAAGACCTGCTGGTCATCACCAACAATCTCAACGTTGCCATGCTGCTCTATCGCCATCCCCGGATCGAGGTGGTGGTCGCCGGCGGCACGGTGCGACGTGCAGACGGCGCCGTGGTCGGTTCGACCGCGACGCAGCTGATCGGCCAGTTCAAGGTCGACTACGCCATCATCGGCGCCTCCGCGATCGACGAGGAGGGCGCACTGCTCGATTTCGATTATCGCGAGGTGCAGGTGGCACAAGCCATCATCGCCAATGCCCGCAGCGTCATGCTGGTGGCCGATTCCACAAAACTTCGCCGCAGCGCGCCGGTCCGGATCGCGCATATGACCCAGATCCAGACCTTCGTGACCGACCAGGAGCTGCCCGAGCGCCTCGCCACCATCTGCCACAGCAAGGGCATTGAAGTGGTGGAGGCGATGCCGAAGGGGGCTGACGTCGACGAGACTCCGGCCGATGTGCAGGACGCCGCGCCTGAAGCAGCCCCGGTGGTGCGGCTGCGGTAG
- a CDS encoding HAD family phosphatase encodes MMQALGKALLFDIDGTLANTDPLHLKAFNQVLGPRGHVFDHARFSRELQGFANLSIGERFLPDETLERRAEILGEKEEVFRTLVAGQIEPLPGLMALLDRADGAGIPMVAVTNAPRLNAELLLSGLGITHRFKALVIGDELPHGKPHPLPYQEGLRFVGAGAAASIAFEDSRSGVRSATAAGIATIGIRTSLSDADLVGAGAVASASAFDDPELLARLARALNW; translated from the coding sequence ATGATGCAGGCACTGGGCAAAGCATTGCTGTTCGACATCGACGGCACGCTCGCCAACACCGACCCGCTGCACCTGAAGGCGTTCAACCAGGTGCTCGGTCCCCGCGGTCACGTCTTCGACCACGCGCGCTTCTCCAGGGAACTGCAAGGCTTTGCCAATTTGTCGATCGGCGAGCGCTTCCTGCCTGACGAGACATTGGAACGCCGCGCCGAGATCCTCGGTGAGAAAGAAGAAGTGTTCCGAACGCTGGTGGCGGGGCAGATCGAACCGCTGCCCGGCCTGATGGCGCTGCTCGACCGTGCGGATGGCGCCGGCATTCCCATGGTCGCCGTGACCAACGCGCCGCGTCTCAATGCCGAGCTGCTGCTGTCCGGCCTCGGCATCACGCACCGCTTCAAGGCCCTCGTGATCGGCGACGAACTGCCGCACGGCAAGCCGCATCCGCTGCCCTACCAGGAGGGGTTGCGCTTCGTCGGCGCCGGCGCAGCCGCCTCGATTGCCTTTGAAGATTCCCGCTCCGGCGTGCGGTCGGCGACCGCCGCTGGTATCGCGACGATCGGCATCCGGACCAGCCTCAGCGATGCTGACCTGGTTGGAGCAGGGGCGGTCGCTTCCGCCAGCGCCTTCGACGATCCCGAGCTGCTCGCGCGGCTCGCGCGCGCCTTGAATTGGTAA